One window of the Salvia miltiorrhiza cultivar Shanhuang (shh) chromosome 6, IMPLAD_Smil_shh, whole genome shotgun sequence genome contains the following:
- the LOC130989668 gene encoding 4-hydroxyphenylpyruvate dioxygenase-like: MTSIRLSLSSFLSLKAPPLRRRHHHRRLTLTLKLEASSSSTQTMGQESAATIAVEPAVVHGRFKPAARKNLVVRANPRSDHFPVHRFHHVEFWCGDATNAARRFSWGLGMPLAAKSDLSTGNSAHASYLLRSGELSFLFTAPYSPSIADPSSASIPTFAPSAHLAFTSSHGLAVRAVAIQVDSASSAYAASVARGAIPVSPPALLSDGKTSIAEVHLYGDSVLRYISTAGGANEWLLPGFEPVLNDQELDYGIRRLDHAVGNVPKLEPAAEYLKKFTGFHEFAEFTAADVGTAESGLNSVVLANNNENVLFPLNEPVFGMKRKSQIQTYLEHNEGAGVQHLALVSEDIFKTLMEMRKRSSVGGFDFMPLPPPTYYRNLKSRAGDVLSDEQIEECERLGILVDRDDQGTLLQIFTKPVGDRPTIFIEIIQRIGCMMKDEEGKIYQKGACGGFGKGNFSELFRSIEEYEKMLEAKMGTRAAAS, encoded by the exons ATGACAAGTatacgtctctctctctcctcatttctctctctaaaagcTCCACctctccgccgccgccaccaccaccgcagaCTCACTCTCACTCTAAAACTCGAAGCATCTAGCTCCTCCACCCAAACAATGGGCCAAGAATctgccgccaccatcgccgtGGAGCCCGCTGTGGTGCACGGCCGATTCAAGCCGGCGGCGCGCAAGAATTTGGTCGTCCGGGCCAACCCCAGGTCCGACCACTTCCCCGTCCACCGTTTCCACCACGTGGAGTTCTGGTGCGGCGACGCCACCAACGCCGCCCGCCGCTTCTCGTGGGGCCTCGGCATGCCCCTCGCCGCGAAATCCGACCTCTCCACCGGCAACTCCGCCCACGCCTCCTACCTCCTCCGCTCCGGCGAGCTCTCCTTCCTCTTCACCGCCCCTTACTCCCCCTCCATCGCCGACCCCTCCTCCGCCTCCATCCCCACCTTCGCCCCCTCCGCCCACCTCGCCTTCACCTCCTCCCACGGGCTCGCCGTCCGCGCCGTCGCAATTCAGGTCGACTCCGCCTCCTCCGCCTACGCCGCCTCCGTTGCTCGCGGCGCCATTCCCGTGTCCCCGCCGGCCCTCCTCTCCGACGGCAAGACCTCCATCGCCGAGGTGCACTTGTACGGCGACTCCGTTCTCCGCTACATCAGCACCGCCGGCGGCGCCAACGAGTGGCTCCTCCCCGGCTTCGAGCCGGTGTTAAACGACCAAGAACTGGATTATGGGATTAGAAGACTCGATCACGCTGTCGGCAATGTGCCGAAGCTCGAACCGGCCGCCGAATACTTAAAGAAATTCACCGGTTTCCACGAGTTCGCCGAGTTCACGGCTGCCGATGTCGGGACGGCCGAGAGCGGGCTGAATTCGGTGGTGCTGGCGAACAACAATGAAAATGTGCTTTTCCCTTTGAATGAGCCGGTTTTTGGGATGAAGAGGAAGAGCCAAATCCAGACTTATTTGGAGCACAATGAGGGGGCTGGGGTGCAGCATTTGGCGTTGGTGAGTGAGGACATTTTCAAGACTTTGATGGAGATGAGGAAGAGGAGCTCCGTGGGCGGGTTCGACTTCATGCCGTTGCCACCGCCTACTTACTACCGGAATCTCAAGAGCAGGGCGGGGGATGTGCTCAGTGATGAGCAGATTGAGGAGTGTGAGAGGCTGGGGATCTTGGTGGATAGGGATGATCAAGGGACTTTGCTGCAGATTTTCACCAAACCAGTTGGTGATAG GCCGACCATCTTCATAGAGATAATTCAGAGAATAGGGTGCATGATGAAAGACGAAGAAGGGAAGATCTACCAAAAGGGCGCATGTGGAGGATTCGGGAAGGGGAACTTCTCGGAGCTCTTCAGGTCTATCGAAGAATATGAGAAAATGCTCGAAGCAAAAATGGGCACGAGAGCAGCAGCGTCGTGA
- the LOC130989669 gene encoding anaphase-promoting complex subunit 5-like, whose translation MAVVSKPPASFAVTPHKLSICILVQVYAPPSQISIPFPFSSVSQHNRLGIFLRSLTKDCGGIFEPTLDELIAQLKEIGGLLNHWLSDHLMRRLSSLASPDDLFNLFADLRGIIGGSDSNVMDDDQIMLDPNSIIGMFIRRCLLTFNQMSFEGICHLLTSIGSYCKESFSGYPPPYESSHMDESTSYPNAPSEYENMDMENFYEKSREDFEESKTEIGRIPFYGQSSKTYSEFSDDCGISSSHRLEHIDKNAEVKSCVLSLTDMSRDIGSVSGTFLHTNWQVQGYLSEQANVIEK comes from the exons ATGGCGGTCGTTTCCAAGCCGCCGGCGAGCTTCGCCGTCACCCCGCACAAGCTCTCCATTTGCATATTGGTTCAAGTTTACGCGCCGCCTTCTCAAATTTCCATCCCCTTCCCTTTCTCCTCAGTTTCGCAGCACAATCGTCTCGGAATTTTCCTCAGATCCCTCACCAAG GACTGTGGTGGCATTTTCGAGCCTACGTTGGATGAGTTGATTGCTCAGCTGAAGGAGATTGGTGGCTTGCTCAATCACTGGTTGAGTGACCACTTAATGAGGAGGCTCTCGTCGCTGGCCTCACCGGatgacttgtttaatttatttgctGATTTAAGAG GGATCATTGGGGGCTCGGACTCTAATGTTATGGATGATGATCAAATTATGCTGGATCCTAACAGTATCATTGGCATGTTTATACGACGTTGCTTGCTTACCTTTAATCAGATGTCATTCGAG GGTATTTGCCATCTCTTAACAAGTATAGGGTCATATTGCAAGGAATCCTTCTCAGGGTACCCACCACCTTACGAGTCATCACATATGGATGAGTCCACTAGTTATCCAAATGCCCCATCAGAATATGAGAATATGGACATGGAGAATTTTTACGAGAAATCTCGTGAAGACTTTGAAGAAAGTAAAACGGAGATTGGAAGAATCCCTTTCTACGGACAGTCATCAAAGACATATTCTGAATTTAGTGATG ATTGTGGTATCTCTTCGAGCCACAGGCTGGAACATATCGATAAGAATGCAGAAGTTAAGTCTTGTGTATTGTCTTTAACTGATATGTCAAGGGATATTGGCTCTGTTAGTGGGACTTTCCTGCACACAAATTGGCAGGTACAAGGTTACCTATCAGAGCAAGCCAATGTTATTGAAAAGTaa